The DNA window CGCGCTCCACGGCGTGGTGCACGCGGCATGGCTGCCGCGTCAGAAGGTCGCCCGCCTCGTCTCCGAGACGGGACCAGAAGAGACCGCGTGGCACTTCGACCCACGGGTCCGGGGACTGGCGCTGCTCGACGCGGTGCTCGGAGACCGGGCCCTGGACTTCCGCGTGGTGGCGTCGTCCATCTCCGCCGTGCTCGGTGGCATCTCCACCGTCGCCCACACCGCCGCGAGCGCGTGGCAGGACGCCTTCGCGCAAGCGACGACCCGAACGGGCCGGCGCTGGACGAGCGTGGGCTGGGACGTGGTGCGAGTGGAGGACTACGGCGCGCACCTGGGTGCACGCGGTGAGGCCATCGACCGGCTCGCCGTCACGCCCGAGCAAGGCGCGGAGGTCCTGAGCCGCATGCTCGCGCACGCGGCCGGGCCGTGGCTGGTCGTCTCCACGCACGATGTGAAGGCGCGGCAAGCACCGCCGCAGCCGCTGCCCGCGCAAGCGGAGGTCGTTGCGCGGCCGCTGCATCCCCGTCCGGCGAACCTTCGCAGTGCCTATGTGGCTCCGACGACGGAGCTGGAGCGGCTGCTCGCGGACCTCTGGCAGCAGATGCTGGGCGTGACGCCCATCGGCATCCAGGACAACTTCTTCGAGCTGGGAGGCGACTCACTCGTCGCGGTCCAGCTCACCGACCAGCTCAAGCGCCGGCTCAACCTCAGCGTGCCCGCGTCCAGCCTCTACGAAGGGGTCACCGTGAAGGCGCTGGCGGCCTTGATTCAGCCGCCCGACGCGAACCCGGGCGCGGCACAAGGCGAGGCGGACGAGCGCGAGTCCACCGTCCAGCGCCGCAAGCAGAACCTCCAGCGTCAGCGCTCGCGTCGGCGCGCGGAGGATGAGGACGCGGAGGAAGGCAGCTGATGCGAGCCATCCTCACCAACTTCGGCACGCTCGGAGACGTCCAGCCCTTCGTGGCGCTGGCCGTCGAGCTCCGTCGGCACGGGCATCACCCCGTGCTCGCCGCCGCGCCCTCGTACCGTGAGCTCGCGGAGCAGCACGGCCTCGACTTCCTGCCCGTGGGTCCGGACCTCCGGGCAGCCCAGAGCGGAATCACGCAGGCGATGATGGGCAGCCCCGACGTCATCCATGACGCCAGCGGAATGCTCCAGCTCTTCCAGCCGCTCGTGGCGTCCCTACCGCGCATGCTGGAGGACCTTCGCGCCGCGTGTCGTGGCGCGGACGTGCTCATCAGCGGACGCGTCCAGCCGGCCGCGCGCATGGTGCATGACCTGACACACGTGCCCTTCGTCACGGTGCTGGTGGAGCACAGCGGAAGTGGCGGCGGTGGCCCGGCGTTCCAGGCCGCCGTGCGCGGACTGGTCAACCCCCTGCGCGAGTCCCTGCGCCTGCCGCCGCTCGACAATCCGCTGGTGGATGGGCTGTCGCCGCAGCTCGTGCTCACGGCCTTGAGCCGGCACGTGCGGCCGCCCGCCTCGGACCTCCCGGCGCACCACCACACCGTGGGCTATTGCCTGCTCGAGGAGCCGGCCTTCACACCCGACGCGGACCTGGCGGCGTTTCTCGCGGAGGGCGAGGCTCCGGTCTGCATCACCTTCGGCAGCATGACCCACGGCGACCCGGTGGCGCTGACGAACACCTTGGTCGACGCCACGGTGCGCGCGGGACGAAGGGCCCTCATCCAGCAAGGCTGGAGTGGACTGGGCCAGCGCGCCCTCCCGCCCTCGGTGCGAGTCGTCGGACAGGTGCCCCACTCGTGGCTCTTCTCGCGCGTGTCGTGCGTCGTGCACCACGGCGGCGCGGGCACCACGGGCGCGGCGTTCCGCGCGGGTGTTCCGCAGGTCGTGGTGCCGCATACGTATGACCAGTTCACCTGGGGCGAGGTCGTCCAGGAGCTTCGCTGCGGCGGAGCGGCGGTGCCCATCGGTGAGCTGAGCGTGGAGCGGCTCGCGGAGGCCCTCGGCACGGTGCTGGGCGGCGAGGAGCATCGAGCCTCCGCGGCGCGCGTGGGTGAGCAACTGCGCGCGGAGCACGGCGCGGCGAAGGCACGTCACCTCATCGAGGACCTGGTCCGTCGAGTGGGGCTTGCCTCGCCAGCGAGCGAAGGGCCCGAGGCCCCGGAAGAGACAGAAGACGAGGAACGGCGCCAGCGCCGCAGGACCGCGCTGAAGCAGCAAAGGGCGAGGAAGGTCGACACTTGAGCGGGATTTCGGAGAAGAGCATGGCCACGGATTCGTCCGACACGGACACCACGGGTCTGGAGATTGCTGTCATCGGCATGGCGGGGCGGTTCCCGGGGGCGAAGGACCTGGAAGCGTTCTGGCGCAACCTGAAGGACGGCGTGGAGTCCATCCAGTTCCTCACGGACGAGGACCTGGAGCCCAGCGCGCTCGACACGGCGGCGATCCGCTCGGACCCCAACTACGTGAAGGCGGCCGCCATCCTCGAGGACGCGGACCTCTTCGACGCGGGCTACTTCGGCGTCACCCCCAAGGAAGCGGAGGTGATGGACCCGCAGCAGCGCGTCTTCCTGGAGTGCGCGGTGGAGGCCCTGGAGCACGCGGGCTACGACGCCGAGCGCTTCAAGGGACGCATCGGTGTGTACGCCGGCGCCCGCACGGACACGTACCTCTTCAACCTCTTCTCCAACCCCGCGGCCGTCGGAGGACTGGACCCCTTCGAGATTGGCCTCGGCAACGACCTGGCCTTCCTCACCACGCGCGTGGCGCACCGGCTCAACCTGCGCGGGCCCGCGTACTCGGTCCACACGGCGTGCTCCACGGCCCTGGTCGCGCTGCACCTGGCGGGACAGGCCCTGCTCGCGGACGAGTGCCGGATGGCCGTCGCGGGCGGAGTGGCCATCAACGTCCCGCAGAAGGTGGGCTACCTGTACCAGTACGGCGGCATCGCCTCACCGGACGGCCACTGCCGGGCGTTCGACGCGAAGGCGGCTGGCACCATCTTCGGCAGCGGCATCGGACTCGTGGTCCTCAAGCGCCTGGAAGACGCGCTCGAGGATGGCGACACCATCCACGCCGTCATCAAGGGCTCCGCCATCAACAACGACGGCGCCGTGAAGGCCAGCTTCACCGCGCCCAGCGTGCAGGGCCAGGCCACGGTCATCAAGGACGCGCTCGCCGCCGCGGAAGTCTCCGCGGATTCCATCTCCTACGTGGAGACGCACGGCACCGGCACCGCGCTGGGAGACCCCATCGAGCTGCGCGCGTTGACCAAGGCGTTCGGTGGAAAGAGCCTGGGACGTCGCACCGTGCCCATCGGCTCCGTGAAGACGAACGTGGGGCACCTGGACGCGGCGGCCGGAAGCGCGAGCCTGTTGAAGGCCATCCTGGCGATGAAGCACCAGCAGCTTCCGCCCAGCCTCCACTTCGAGTCCCCCAACCCGCAGATCGACTTCGACAGCGGCCCCTTCTTCGTGAACACCACGCTCCAGCCGTGGGCACGCGGCCGGGCGCCTCGCCGCGCGGGAGTCAGCTCGTTCGGCATCGGCGGCACCAACGCCCACGTCATCCTGGAGGAGGCTCCCGCCGCGCAGCCCGCCGCCGCGGGTCGGCCGTGGGAGCTGATGGTCCTGTCCGCGCGCAGCCACACGGCGCTGGACACCGCCACCGCGCGGCTCGCGCAGCACCTGGAATCGCATCCGGAGCTCTCTCTCGCGGATGTGGCGCACACGCTTCAAGTCGGCCGCAAGGCGCACGCCCACCGCCGTGTCGTGGTGGCTCGCGACACGCGAGATGCCGTGCGAGTCCTGCGCATGGCGGAGCCCCGCCGCGTCCTCTCTGGAACCCATGAGACGAGCAATCGTCCCGTGTCGTTCCTCTTCTCGGATGCAGGAGTGGCGACGTCGCTGGAGCCGCTGTACCGCGCGGAGCCGGCCTTCCGTGAAGAGGTGGACCGCTGCGCCGAGCTGCTCCAGCCGCGCCTGGGCGTGGACCTGCGCACCGTGCTGTATCCCGAGGAGGGTGGACGTCCCGCGCGCTCGGGAGCGGTGGACGCGGCCGCGCGCTTCGTGGAGCCGTATGCGCTGGCGCGCCTCTGGATGTCGTGGGGCATCTCCCCGGAGACCCTGCTGGGCGAGGGCCTGGGCGCGTGGGTCGCCGCCTGCCTCGCGGGCGTGCTCCCGCTGGACGAAGCCTTGAGCCTGACCGTGGCCCGGGGCGAAGGCCGCACGGCGATGCCGAACGCCGCGAGCCTGAAGGCGCCGGAGGTTCCGGTTCTTCTCGCGGCCACGGGCGCCCTCGTCACGGCCTCCGAGGCCCTGCGCCCGGAGACGTGGCGGGACGCGGCGAATCCCGCGACACGGATGGACGATGCGCTTCGCGAGCTGGTGAAGGAGCCCACGCGGGTCGTGCTCGCGATGTGCGCTCCGGGAACGCTCGTCGAGCGGGCCCGCACGCACGCGGGCACCACGGGAACCCGTGCGCTGCGCACGTGTGTCCCCGCGACCGGTGACACCCAGCCTTCGTTGGCGACGGTCCTGGAGACGCTGGGCCAGCTCTGGCTGGACGGCGTGGAAGTGGACTGGGAGGCCGTGAACGAAGGACGCGAGCGGCGGCGCGTGCCGCTGCCCACCTATCCCTTCGAGCGCCAGCGCTACTGGGTCCCTCCCGCGGCGCGCGTCGAGGCGTCGCAGGCGCAAGGCCAGGTTCCGCAGGGGAAGCTGGTGGACATGGCGGACTGGTTCCACACGCCCGCATGGCAGCGCACGGCGCCCATCGCCCTGGACCGCAAGGCCCTGGCCGAGCGCCGCTGCTGGGTGGTGTTCGTGGACGGGCTCGGCGTCGGTGAGGCGCTGTGCCGTCGGCTGGAGGACTCCGGCCAGGACGTGGTGAGGATTCGCCAGGGAAGCGCCTTCATGCGGGACGCCGCGCGCCGCTACGCGCTGGACCCGCGGGTTCGCGGCGACTACGCCACGCTGTGGAAGGACCTGGCGGACCAGGAGCTGAGCCCGTCCGTGGTGGTCCACCTGTGGAGCCTCGGCGCCTCGGGCGCGGGGCGCACGGGCCCCGAGCTGTTCCGGGACGTCCAGGACCTGGGCTACTACAGCCTCCTGCACCTGGGTCAGGCGCTCGCCACGGGGGACACGTCGCGTCCCGTGCGGCTGGAGGTCGTGACGGACCGGCTGGCCAACGTGGCCGGCGAGAGCACCGCGCTCCCGGAGAAGGCCACCCTGCTCGGACCGTGCAAGGTGATTCCGCAGGAGCAGGAGCACGTCACCACCCGCTGCATCGACCTGATGGCCCCCGAGCCGCGCAGCGCGGGCGTGGAGCAGGTGGCGGAGCGGCTGTTGTCGGAGCTGAGTCAGCGCTCGAAGGACGCGGTGGTGGCCTGGAGAGGCAACCTTCGCTTCGCGCAGGCGCTCTCGCCCCTTCGTCTTGAGCCGTCTGGCGATGCCCCCGCGCCGCTGCGTGAGCAGGGCGTCTATCTCATCACCGGTGGCCTCGGCGGCGTGGGCTTGATGCTGGCCGACCATCTGGCGCGCACCTTCAAGGCACGGCTCGCGCTGCTGGGCCGGACCGCGATGCCCGCCCCGTCCGAGTGGGACGGCTACCTGGCCACCCACGCGAAGGACGACGCGATGGCCCAGCGCATCCTCCGGGTGCGCGAGCTGGAACAGGCCGGCGCGCAGGTGATGGTGGTGCACGCGGATGTCGCGAACGCGGAGCAGCTCGAGGCGGCCGTGGCCCAGGTGGAGGCGCGGTTCGGAGCGCTGAACGGCGTGCTCCACTGCGCCGGTGTCACGCATGGCTCGTCGCTCTACAACCCGCTGACGGACATTGGGCGGAACGAGTCGGAGACGCAGTTCGGTCCCAAGGTCTACGGCACCTATGCACTGGAGAAGGTGCTGAGCCGCCGCGCCGCGGACTTCGTGCTCCTGTTCTCCTCCAACGCCGCGGTGCTCGGCGGTCTCGGCTACCTGACCTACGCGTCGTCCAACCTCTTCATGGATGCCTTCGCGCAGGCCCGCGCGGGTCACACCGGCACGCGCTGGGTCAGCGCGTCGTGGGACCCGTGGCCGGAAGAGACGAAGCACACGAACGTTCGCACCAGCATGGACCAGTACGCGATGACGCCCCGGGAAGGTGCCGAGGCGGTGCAGCGGCTGGTGACGCTCGGCGTGGACGGACACGTGGTGGTCGCCACGGGCGACCTGGCCCAGCGCTGGCGGCTGTGGATTCAGCGCGACACGTCCAAGCCCGCACAGGGCACGCGCGCCGCGGGCAAGCCTCGCCGCTCGAAGACGCCGTTCGTTGCGCCTGCCACGGACCTGGAGAAGCAGCTCGCCTCGCTCTGGCAGGAGATCCTGGGCGTGGACAGCGTGGGCCTGAACGACAACTTCTTCGACCTGGGCGGCCACTCGCTGCTGGCCACACGTGTGGCCGGACGCCTGCGCACCCAGTTCAACTTCGACATTCCCCTGGCGAAGCTCTTCGAGGCCGCCACGGTCTCTGCCCTGGCGAAGCTGGTGGCGGACCACCAGGCCTCGCTGGAGGACGCCGCCAGTCAGGCGGCCCTCGATGAGCTGGCCAACCTGAGTGACGAAGAGATTGAAGCCGAGCTCGCGCGACGCTCGCGATAGCCGGACCTGATTCGTCACGGGGCCGGCGGAGAACTCCTTCGCCGGCCCGTCCCAATTTTCGCCTCCGCCCTGGGCATTCCCCGGCCACCGGAGTCCCTGGAGTACAGAGATGAGCGGCAGCTCCAAGAATCTCGACAAGCTCTCCCCGAAGCAGCGCGCGCTGTATGAGCTCCTCCTCAAGGAGAAGAAGGGACAGCTCCAGGAGGCGTCGACCAAGGCGGTGGAGCGGACCATCCCGCGCCGCACCGACACGGCGCCCGCTCCCGCGTCGTTCCCGCAGCAGCGACTGTGGGTGGTGGACCAGCTCGAGGGCGGCCGAGCCTTCGCGTACAACGTCCACATCACCGTCCAGTTCACGGGCACGTTGGACATCGCCCTGCTGGAGCGGTGCGTGAACCAGGTGGTGCGGCGCCACGAGTCGCTGCGCACCGTGTTCGCCGCGCGTGAGGACGGCATCCCCGTGCAGGTGGTGCTGCCGGAGATGCACGTCGTGGTCCCCGTCGAGGACGTCTCGCACCTCTCGAAGGAGGCGCAGGACGCCGAGGTGGAGCACCGCACCACCGAGGAGTCCCAGCGCCTGTTCGACCTGGCGCGCGGGCCGCTGCTGCGCGGCAAGGTGCTGCGCCTGAGCTCCGACAACCACGTGGCCCTCGTCACCATGCACCACCTGGTGACGGACCGCTGGTCGCTGGGCGTGTTCGTCCGCGAGCTGATGGCCTTCTACGCCGCGGAGGTCGCCGGCCAGTCGCCCGACCTGCCCATGCCCGCCATCCAGTACTCCGACTTCGCCGTCTGGCAGCGCGAGCGCATGCAGGGCGAGCGGCTGCGCACGGAGCTGGAGTTCTGGAAGCAGCACCTGCGCACGTTGCCCGCGCCGCTGGAGCTTCCCACCGACAGGCCCCGTCCTCCCGAGCAGACGTACCGAGGCTCCCGCCAGTTCGTCACCCTCCCGGTGTCCCTGACGCGCGCCCTCAAGCAGGTCAGCCAGCAAGAGGGCGCCACCCTCTTCATGACGCTGCTGTCCGTCTTCCAGACGTTGATGCACCGGCACTCGCGGCAGACGGACATCACCGTCGGCTCGCCCATCGCCGGCCGCAACGTGCCGGAGCTGGAGCAGCTCATCGGCTTCTTCGTCAACACGCTGGTGCTGCGCAATGACCTGGGCGGCAACCCCACCTTCCGCGAGCTGCTGCGGCGCGCGAAGGACGTGTGCATGGCCGCCTATGCGCACCAGGAGCTCCCCTTCGAGAAGCTGGTGGAGGAGCTGCGCCCGCCGCGTGACTTGAGCCGTCACCCGCTCTTCCAGGTGATGTTCAGCTTCCAGAACACGCCCCGGCAGGACCTCTCCATGCCGGGGTTGCAGTCCACGTACCTGCTGGTGGACCCGGGCTCCGCCAAGTTCGACCTGCTCCTGGAGCTGCGCGAGGACCGGCCGGACGAGATTTTCGGTTGGCTCGAGTACAACACCGACCTGTTCGACGTCGCGACCGTCCAGCGGATGCGCGGGCACTTCTACTCGCTGCTCGGCGCGGTGGCCGCGAACCCGGACACCCGGCTGTCCGAGCTGCCCCTCCTCACCCAGGAGGAGCAGCTCCAGCTCCTCTCCGACTTCCAGGGCGCGAAGGACGAGGCCACGGCACGCGACGTGTGCCTGCATTCGCTCATCGAGGAGCAGGTCCGTCGGACTCCAGAGGCGGAGGCGCTGCGCTTCGAGGACGCCTCCCTCACGTACGCGCAGCTCGACGCTCGCGCCAACCAGCTCGCGCGCCACCTGCGCGCGCTGGGGGCTCGTCCGGGCTCGCTCGTCGGAGTTTCGCTCGAGCGCTCACTCGACCTCGTCGTGGCGCTGCTCGCCGTCCTCAAGTCCGGCGCGGCCTACGTCCCGCTCGACCCCGCCTATCCTCGCGAGCGTCTCGCTGGAATGCTGGAGGACACCCAGGCCCCCGTCCTCCTCACCCACGAGCGCCTCCTTCCCGCGCTTCCGCCGTCCTCCGCGCAAGTCCTCTGCCTCGACACGCAGTGGGACGCGGTCGCCGCGCACTCCGCTGCTCCGCTGCCGCTTCTGGCCGGGGCCGATGCGCCCGCCTACGTCATCTTCACCTCGGGCTCCACGGGCCGGCCCAAGGGCGCCATCAACGCCCATCGCGGCATCGTCAACCGCCTGCTCTGGATGCAGCAGCAGTACGGGCTGACGTCCTCGGACACCGTCCTCCAGAAGACGCCCTTCTCCTTCGACGTCTCCGTCTGGGAGTTCTTCTGGCCGCTCATGACGGGGGCGCGTCTCGTCCTCGCGAAGCCCGGTGGCCACCAGGACCCGACGTACCTGGCCCGCCTCATCTCCGAAGCGCGCGTCACCACGCTGCACTTCGTCCCCTCCATGCTCCGCGTCTTCCTCGAGGAGCCGGGCCTGGAGTCCCTCACCTCCCTCCGCCGCGTCGTCTGCAGCGGTGAGGCCCTTCCCGCGGAGCTCGTTCGCCGCGCGCACTCGCGCCTGCCGGACTCCGCCGAGGTCCACAACCTCTACGGCCCCACCGAGGCCGCCGTCGACGTCTCGTTCTGGCACTGCGCTCGTGGCGACGCCCGTCACTTCGTCCCCATCGGCCGCCCCGTCTCCAACACCCAGCTCCACATCCTCGACGACACCGGGCGCCCGACGCCCGTCGGTGTCCCGGGCGAGCTCTTCATCGGCGGCATCCAGGTGGGCCTCGGCTATCTCAGCCGTCCCTCGCTCACCGCCGAGCGCTTCATTCCAGACGCCTTCTCCAGCACGCCCGGCGCGCGCATCTACCGCACCGGTGACGTCGCGCGCTGGCTGCCAGATGGCTCCATCGAGTACATCGGTCGCGCCGACTTCCAGGTGAAGCTGCGCGGCTTCCGAATCGAGCTGGGTGAAATCGAAGCGGCGCTCCTCGCCTTCCCGGGTGTCTCCGACGCGGTCGTCGTCCTGCGCGAGGACGCCTCCTCGCCCCGTCTCGTGGGCTACCTCGTCGCCGCTTCCGAGGTCGACCTCCAGGCCGTGCGCGCCGCCCTCGCCGCGCGCATGCCCGAGTTCATGGTGCCCTCGGCCTTCGTGGTGCTCCCGGCACTGCCGCTCTCTCCCAACGGAAAGGTCGATAGGAAGGCCCTGCCCGCTCCGGAGCAGAAGGCCCGCGACGCGGCGGACTTCCTCGAACCGAGGACCGCGCCGCAGCAGACCCTGGCCACCATCTGGGCCGAGCTCCTGGGCGTGCCGCGCGTCGGCATCCACGACAACTTCTTCGAGCTGGGCGGCGACTCCATCCTCGCCATCCAGGTCGTCTCACGCGCACGCCAGGCCGGCCTGCTCCTCGCCGCCAACCAGCTCTTCCAACACCAGACACTGGAAGCCCTCGCTCGCGTCGCGAAGCGGCACGAAGGTCCGCAGGCCGCGCAGGCCATGGAGCTCGGAACATCGCTCCTGACGCCCATCCAGCTCGACTTCTTCGAGAGTGAGCGGCCCCAGCCGCACCACTTCGCACAGGCGTTCATGCTCGCGTCGAGCGATCCTGTCGACGTCCCCTGCCTGGAGACCGCGCTCCGCGCCGTCGTGTCCCATCACGACACGCTGCGGCTGCGCTTCATGCGCCAGTCCGACGGCACGTGGCACCAGGAGTTCGCCCGCCTGGAGGCCCCCGTCCGCCTGGAGCAGGTGGACCTCTCCTCCGTGTCCGACGCGGAGCTGCCCTCGGCCCTCGAATCCGCGGGCTCCCGCGTCCACGCCAGCCACAAGCTGGAGGAGGGGCTGCTCATGCGTGCCGCCCTTTTCCATCTCGGCGCCGAGCGGGGCTCTCGCCTCCTGCTGTCCGTGCATCACCTCGGCGTGGACGGCGTCTCGTGGCGCACGCTCCTGGAGGACCTGGGCACGGCCTACGTGCAGTCGCGGCAGGGACGCCAGGTGTCACTGCCCCCCAAGTCCACGTCGTTCAAGACGTGGGCGTCGAAGCTGGCCGAGTTCGCGCACACCGAGGACATCGCTCGCGAGCGGACCTACTGGATGGAAGAGGGCCGGCGCGAGGTCCCCACCCTCCCCACGACTGGGGCCGGCGGCGACACGTCCGTGGCCTCCGCGCGCATGGTGGAAGTCTCCCTGGACGAGACCCAGACGCGTCTTTTGTTGCAGGAGGCGCCCACGGCCTGGCGCGCGAACATCAACGACGTGCTGCTGACGGCGTTGGCCGAGAGCCTCACGAGTTGGACGGGCAAGCCCCGCGTGCGCGTGGACCTGGAGGGACACGGCCGCGAGCCGTTCTCCGACGACGTGGACCTGTCCCGCACCGTGGGCTGGTTCACCACGCTGTACCCCGTGACGCTGGATGTCTCGGGCGCCACCAGCCTGGGCGACAGGCTGCGCGCGGTGCGGGACTCGATGCGGCGGCTGCCTCGGAAGGGCCTGGGTTACGGACTGCTGCGTCACCTCGCGGGCGATGAACAGGCGCGCGAGCTCCACGCGCTTCCGCGTGCGCAGGTGCTCTTCAACTACCTGGGCCAGTTCCAGCAGCCGTCCGGCGACGGTTCCGTGCTGAACCCGTTCACCGCGACGCGGGAGCCCCTCGGCGCCCTGCGTGCTCCGACCGCCCCGCTCTCGCACCTGCTGGAGATCAACGGCTACGTCTTCGAGGGCCGGCTGACGCTGGTGTGGACGTACAGCCAGGCCGCGCACCTGGCGGAGACCGTCCAGTCTCTCGCCGAGCGCTGCATGCACTCGCTGCGGCAGCTCATCGAAGAGCGGGGTTCCGCCGATGCTCGCCGCTTCACTCCCACGGACTTCCCGCTGGCGCGGCTGTCGCAGTCCGTGCTGGACCAGGTGTTGCCCTCGGGGAGGGTGGCGGATGATCTCTATCCGCTGTCGCCCATGCAGCAGGGCATGCTCTTCCACACGCTCGCGGCTCCGGGCTCCGGCGTCTATGTCACGCAGTTGTCGTGGACCTTCGGCGGCGCCGTGGACATGTCCGCCTTCCGCCGCACCTGGGAAGCGGTCATCCAGCGTCAGCCCCTGCTGCGCACGTCCTTCATCGCCGAGGGCGCCGACGAGCCCCTCCAGTGGGTCCACCCGGAGGCCACCCTCCCGTGGGAGGAGCTCGACTGGCGCGGCGTGGATGAGGCCACGCGACAGAGCCGCTTCGACGCCCTCGTCGCCCAGGACCGCGCGCGTGGCTTCGACCTGCGCACGCCGCCGCTGTTGCGCCTGACAGTCATCCGGACGGAAGACAACACG is part of the Myxococcus landrumus genome and encodes:
- a CDS encoding glycosyltransferase — translated: MRAILTNFGTLGDVQPFVALAVELRRHGHHPVLAAAPSYRELAEQHGLDFLPVGPDLRAAQSGITQAMMGSPDVIHDASGMLQLFQPLVASLPRMLEDLRAACRGADVLISGRVQPAARMVHDLTHVPFVTVLVEHSGSGGGGPAFQAAVRGLVNPLRESLRLPPLDNPLVDGLSPQLVLTALSRHVRPPASDLPAHHHTVGYCLLEEPAFTPDADLAAFLAEGEAPVCITFGSMTHGDPVALTNTLVDATVRAGRRALIQQGWSGLGQRALPPSVRVVGQVPHSWLFSRVSCVVHHGGAGTTGAAFRAGVPQVVVPHTYDQFTWGEVVQELRCGGAAVPIGELSVERLAEALGTVLGGEEHRASAARVGEQLRAEHGAAKARHLIEDLVRRVGLASPASEGPEAPEETEDEERRQRRRTALKQQRARKVDT
- a CDS encoding type I polyketide synthase, whose protein sequence is MATDSSDTDTTGLEIAVIGMAGRFPGAKDLEAFWRNLKDGVESIQFLTDEDLEPSALDTAAIRSDPNYVKAAAILEDADLFDAGYFGVTPKEAEVMDPQQRVFLECAVEALEHAGYDAERFKGRIGVYAGARTDTYLFNLFSNPAAVGGLDPFEIGLGNDLAFLTTRVAHRLNLRGPAYSVHTACSTALVALHLAGQALLADECRMAVAGGVAINVPQKVGYLYQYGGIASPDGHCRAFDAKAAGTIFGSGIGLVVLKRLEDALEDGDTIHAVIKGSAINNDGAVKASFTAPSVQGQATVIKDALAAAEVSADSISYVETHGTGTALGDPIELRALTKAFGGKSLGRRTVPIGSVKTNVGHLDAAAGSASLLKAILAMKHQQLPPSLHFESPNPQIDFDSGPFFVNTTLQPWARGRAPRRAGVSSFGIGGTNAHVILEEAPAAQPAAAGRPWELMVLSARSHTALDTATARLAQHLESHPELSLADVAHTLQVGRKAHAHRRVVVARDTRDAVRVLRMAEPRRVLSGTHETSNRPVSFLFSDAGVATSLEPLYRAEPAFREEVDRCAELLQPRLGVDLRTVLYPEEGGRPARSGAVDAAARFVEPYALARLWMSWGISPETLLGEGLGAWVAACLAGVLPLDEALSLTVARGEGRTAMPNAASLKAPEVPVLLAATGALVTASEALRPETWRDAANPATRMDDALRELVKEPTRVVLAMCAPGTLVERARTHAGTTGTRALRTCVPATGDTQPSLATVLETLGQLWLDGVEVDWEAVNEGRERRRVPLPTYPFERQRYWVPPAARVEASQAQGQVPQGKLVDMADWFHTPAWQRTAPIALDRKALAERRCWVVFVDGLGVGEALCRRLEDSGQDVVRIRQGSAFMRDAARRYALDPRVRGDYATLWKDLADQELSPSVVVHLWSLGASGAGRTGPELFRDVQDLGYYSLLHLGQALATGDTSRPVRLEVVTDRLANVAGESTALPEKATLLGPCKVIPQEQEHVTTRCIDLMAPEPRSAGVEQVAERLLSELSQRSKDAVVAWRGNLRFAQALSPLRLEPSGDAPAPLREQGVYLITGGLGGVGLMLADHLARTFKARLALLGRTAMPAPSEWDGYLATHAKDDAMAQRILRVRELEQAGAQVMVVHADVANAEQLEAAVAQVEARFGALNGVLHCAGVTHGSSLYNPLTDIGRNESETQFGPKVYGTYALEKVLSRRAADFVLLFSSNAAVLGGLGYLTYASSNLFMDAFAQARAGHTGTRWVSASWDPWPEETKHTNVRTSMDQYAMTPREGAEAVQRLVTLGVDGHVVVATGDLAQRWRLWIQRDTSKPAQGTRAAGKPRRSKTPFVAPATDLEKQLASLWQEILGVDSVGLNDNFFDLGGHSLLATRVAGRLRTQFNFDIPLAKLFEAATVSALAKLVADHQASLEDAASQAALDELANLSDEEIEAELARRSR